One window from the genome of Schistocerca piceifrons isolate TAMUIC-IGC-003096 chromosome 1, iqSchPice1.1, whole genome shotgun sequence encodes:
- the LOC124788399 gene encoding biogenesis of lysosome-related organelles complex 1 subunit 5: MAAIIKDTGELWTRLFDHRPFLNGEIKFVLREFEEKRSDGEVEKLFKILECVSEIKDTQIERVKLASDIHLPNLNGNLEVAVSMCNRILEKEQKHRSDTTLEAKREIRKAEWENFIEDMAQKCAKVDTTFQEKEQELKDFYLDLEKKLHITK, translated from the exons ACACGGGGGAGCTATGGACACGCTTGTTTGATCATAGGCCTTTTTTAAATGGAGAGATCAAATTTGTTCTGAGAGAATTTGAA GAGAAGAGATCAGATGGGGAAGTAGAAAAGCTGTTCAAAATACTTGAGTGTGTATCAGAGATTAAAGACACTCAGATTGAGAGAGTAAAATTAGCTTCTGATATTCATTTACCGAATCTGAATGGGAACCTGGAAGTAGCCGTGAGCATGTGTAATCGGATTCTTGAGAAAGAACAAAAACATCGTTCG GATACAACATTGGAAGCTAAGAGGGAAATTCGAAAGGCTGAATGGGAAAATTTTATAGAAGATATGGCTCAAAAATGTGCTAAAGTTGATACAACTTTCCAAGAAAAAGAACAAGAACTGAAGGACTTTTACTTAGACCTTGAGAAGAAGCTTCACATAACAAAATAA